Proteins found in one Campylobacter concisus genomic segment:
- the trxA gene encoding thioredoxin, which yields MGKYIELTKENFDVTKEGVALVDFWAPWCGPCRMLAPVIEELAEDFDGKAKICKVNTDEVQDLAVEFGIRSIPTLLFFKNGELVEQMVGAQSKQALTDKLNSLL from the coding sequence ATGGGAAAATACATCGAACTTACAAAAGAAAATTTTGATGTTACAAAAGAAGGCGTTGCTTTAGTAGACTTTTGGGCTCCATGGTGCGGACCTTGCCGTATGCTAGCTCCAGTGATCGAAGAGCTTGCTGAAGACTTCGACGGAAAAGCGAAAATTTGCAAGGTAAATACTGATGAAGTACAAGATCTTGCGGTTGAGTTTGGCATCAGATCGATCCCAACATTGCTATTTTTCAAAAATGGCGAGCTAGTTGAGCAAATGGTCGGTGCGCAGTCAAAACAAGCCTTAACTGACAAACTAAATTCGCTTCTTTAA
- a CDS encoding YraN family protein produces the protein MGLKEYLFGKSSEDRACEFLQKLGFVILERNFHSKFGEIDIIALSSDKILHFIEVKATSGEYEAEYRLNNAKYIKILKTINFYMMKNEPNRDFQVDLLVIKNEDLELIENISL, from the coding sequence TTGGGGTTAAAAGAGTATCTCTTTGGCAAAAGCTCAGAAGATAGGGCGTGCGAATTTTTACAAAAGCTTGGTTTTGTCATTTTAGAGAGAAATTTTCACTCTAAATTTGGCGAGATCGACATTATCGCACTAAGTAGTGATAAAATTTTACACTTCATAGAGGTAAAAGCAACTAGTGGAGAATATGAAGCAGAGTATAGACTAAATAATGCAAAATATATAAAAATCTTAAAAACTATAAATTTTTATATGATGAAAAATGAGCCAAATAGAGATTTTCAAGTCGATTTACTCGTCATAAAAAATGAAGATTTAGAACTAATAGAAAATATTAGTTTATAA
- a CDS encoding homoserine dehydrogenase, which yields MNVAILGVGTVGEAVAKILLKNKKLIAARSGEEIVPVIGVVRNLNKKRDVGIPLTDDINSVVNRDDIDVFIELMGGVEEPFRVVSEILKRKKAVVTANKALLAYHRYALQNLAKNTPFGFEASVAGGIPIIRALREGLSANHIVSINGILNGTSNFILTSMMDEGSNFKDALKKAQELGYAEADPTFDVGGFDTAHKLLILASIAYGVHGDPEDILIEGIQGITPEDIFFAKDFEYSIKLLAIAKKSEGKIELRVHPALVPQNKMIAKASGVTNAISVVGEVVGETMYYGPGAGGDATASAVISDLIDIARDSKSPMLGYKAPFELNTLELLDRDRIKTKYYFRLKVEDKMGVLAKITNLMSENNLSIDSILQKPKDESEFAVLFFTTHTSLEADVRRTIEILKEQEYIKEEPFMMRIEE from the coding sequence ATGAATGTAGCGATATTAGGCGTTGGAACCGTTGGTGAGGCAGTTGCAAAAATTTTACTAAAAAATAAAAAGCTAATCGCAGCAAGAAGTGGCGAAGAGATCGTACCAGTCATCGGCGTGGTCAGAAATTTAAACAAAAAAAGAGACGTGGGCATCCCTTTGACTGACGATATAAATAGCGTTGTAAACCGCGATGATATTGACGTTTTTATCGAACTTATGGGTGGTGTAGAAGAGCCTTTTAGGGTTGTGAGTGAAATTTTAAAGCGCAAAAAAGCAGTTGTAACTGCAAACAAAGCACTTCTTGCCTACCACAGATACGCTTTGCAAAATTTAGCCAAAAACACGCCATTTGGCTTTGAAGCAAGCGTGGCTGGTGGCATACCGATCATTAGAGCCTTAAGAGAAGGCTTAAGTGCAAACCATATCGTTAGTATAAATGGCATACTTAACGGAACTAGTAACTTTATCCTAACCTCGATGATGGATGAGGGTTCAAATTTTAAAGACGCTCTTAAAAAGGCTCAAGAGCTCGGATACGCTGAGGCTGATCCTACTTTTGATGTGGGAGGCTTTGATACGGCTCATAAGCTTCTTATACTGGCAAGCATCGCATACGGTGTGCATGGCGATCCAGAGGATATCTTGATCGAAGGGATTCAAGGCATCACGCCAGAAGACATATTTTTCGCAAAAGATTTCGAATACTCAATAAAACTTCTAGCAATTGCCAAAAAAAGCGAGGGTAAAATCGAGCTACGCGTACATCCAGCACTTGTACCGCAAAATAAAATGATAGCAAAGGCAAGTGGCGTAACAAATGCGATCAGTGTCGTTGGCGAGGTCGTTGGTGAGACTATGTACTATGGACCTGGAGCTGGCGGCGACGCAACGGCAAGCGCGGTGATCAGCGATCTTATCGACATCGCAAGAGATAGCAAATCGCCGATGCTTGGATATAAAGCACCGTTTGAATTAAATACGCTTGAGTTACTTGACCGCGATAGGATAAAGACGAAGTACTACTTTAGGTTAAAAGTCGAAGATAAAATGGGTGTGCTAGCAAAGATTACAAATTTAATGAGCGAAAATAACTTATCGATTGATAGCATACTTCAAAAACCAAAAGATGAGAGCGAATTTGCTGTATTGTTTTTTACGACACATACGAGTCTTGAGGCTGATGTAAGAAGGACAATTGAAATTTTAAAAGAGCAAGAGTATATAAAAGAAGAGCCATTTATGATGAGGATCGAGGAGTAG
- a CDS encoding LL-diaminopimelate aminotransferase encodes MFDEIRFNTIERLPNYVFAEVNAIKMAARRAGEDIIDFSMGNPEGRTPQHIVDKLCESAQKDKTHGYSASAGIYKLRLAICNWYKRKYGVNLDPDTEAVATMGSKEGFVHLAQAVINPGDVAIVPDPAYPIHTQAFLFAGGSVAKMPLHYNDKFELDENKFFENLIQTIHASSPKPKYVVVNFPHNPTTVTVQKSFYERLVSIAKQERFYVISDIAYADLTFDGYKTPSIFEVDGAKDVAVECYTLSKSYNMAGWRVGFMCGNKRLCAALKKIKSWVDYGMFTPIQVAATVALDGDQSCVEEIRQIYEKRRDVMIEAFAQAGWELKKPSSSMFIWAKLPPKVSHLGSLEFSKQLLTKASVAVSPGIGFGEGGNDYVRLALIENENRIRQAARNIKKYLKEFE; translated from the coding sequence GTGTTTGATGAGATAAGATTTAATACAATTGAGCGTTTGCCAAACTACGTTTTTGCCGAAGTAAATGCAATAAAAATGGCTGCACGAAGAGCTGGTGAGGACATCATCGACTTTTCTATGGGTAATCCTGAGGGTAGAACGCCACAGCACATTGTCGATAAACTATGTGAAAGCGCGCAAAAGGACAAGACTCACGGCTACTCAGCTAGTGCTGGAATTTACAAGCTCCGCCTTGCCATTTGCAACTGGTATAAGAGAAAATACGGCGTAAATTTAGACCCAGATACCGAAGCAGTCGCCACGATGGGTAGTAAAGAGGGTTTTGTTCACCTAGCTCAAGCCGTGATAAACCCAGGCGATGTGGCTATCGTGCCCGATCCTGCTTATCCGATACACACGCAAGCGTTTTTATTTGCTGGCGGAAGTGTCGCAAAGATGCCACTTCACTATAATGATAAATTTGAGTTAGATGAGAATAAATTTTTTGAAAATTTGATCCAAACCATACACGCAAGCTCGCCAAAACCAAAATACGTAGTCGTAAATTTCCCTCACAATCCAACGACCGTGACAGTGCAAAAGAGCTTTTACGAGCGCCTTGTAAGCATCGCAAAACAAGAGAGATTTTACGTCATATCTGACATCGCCTACGCTGATCTTACATTTGATGGCTACAAAACGCCAAGTATCTTTGAGGTTGATGGTGCAAAAGATGTCGCAGTCGAGTGCTATACACTTTCAAAAAGCTACAATATGGCTGGCTGGAGAGTTGGCTTTATGTGCGGAAATAAAAGGCTTTGTGCTGCACTTAAAAAGATAAAATCATGGGTTGATTACGGTATGTTTACGCCGATACAAGTGGCTGCCACAGTCGCACTTGATGGTGATCAAAGCTGCGTTGAAGAGATACGCCAAATTTATGAAAAAAGAAGAGATGTGATGATAGAGGCCTTTGCTCAGGCTGGTTGGGAGCTTAAGAAACCAAGCTCTAGTATGTTTATTTGGGCGAAACTTCCACCAAAAGTTAGCCACTTAGGCAGCCTTGAGTTTTCAAAGCAGCTTCTTACAAAGGCATCAGTCGCAGTTAGTCCAGGTATTGGTTTTGGCGAGGGCGGAAACGACTATGTGCGTCTAGCTCTTATAGAAAACGAAAATAGAATAAGACAAGCAGCAAGAAATATAAAAAAATATTTGAAAGAATTTGAATGA